In Pseudomonadales bacterium, a single window of DNA contains:
- a CDS encoding CoA-acylating methylmalonate-semialdehyde dehydrogenase, with amino-acid sequence METFGHFIDGAAVTDDVRTQAVHDPATGQLRGHVSLASAATVERAVAAAQAAFPAWRATPPLKRARIMFRLRELLERDAMHVAALISAEHGKTIDDALGELQRGVEVVEYACAAPELLKGEFAKNVGPMIDCWSEFQPLGVVAGITPFNFPAMVPMWMFPLAIVCGNTFVLKPSERDPGATLALARLLCEAGLPDGVFNVVNGDREAVDALLVDPRVQALSFVGSTPVAEYVYTSATRHGKRVQALGGAKNHALVMPDADLDNAVNALIGAAYGSCGERCMAISVVVAVGDAVADRLVVLLAERIARLKIGPGTQPGVEMGPLITRAHHDRVCALVAQGVAEGAELVVDGRGLVVPGHENGFFLGACLFDHVTEEMRVHREEIFGPVLCVVRVQSPQEAVELIDRHEFGNGACIFTRDGEAARHFADSVQAGMVGVNVALPVPVAIHSFGGWKRSLFGDLGAYGPDAVRFYTRRKTITQRWPGGGLREHARLAFPSNA; translated from the coding sequence ATGGAGACGTTCGGACATTTCATCGATGGTGCAGCGGTCACAGATGATGTGCGCACCCAGGCGGTTCACGATCCGGCCACCGGGCAACTGCGCGGGCACGTCTCGCTCGCCTCGGCCGCAACCGTGGAACGGGCCGTCGCTGCCGCACAGGCCGCGTTCCCGGCGTGGCGCGCCACCCCGCCCCTGAAGCGTGCGCGGATCATGTTTCGCTTGCGCGAACTGCTCGAACGCGATGCGATGCATGTCGCCGCACTGATCAGCGCCGAGCACGGCAAGACGATCGACGATGCGCTCGGCGAGTTGCAGCGCGGCGTCGAGGTGGTCGAGTACGCTTGCGCCGCACCGGAACTGCTGAAGGGCGAATTCGCGAAGAACGTCGGGCCGATGATCGACTGCTGGTCGGAGTTCCAGCCGCTCGGAGTCGTTGCCGGCATCACGCCGTTCAATTTCCCCGCGATGGTACCGATGTGGATGTTTCCGCTCGCGATCGTCTGCGGCAACACCTTCGTGCTGAAGCCATCAGAGCGCGATCCGGGTGCGACGCTGGCGCTGGCGCGGCTCCTGTGCGAGGCAGGGTTGCCCGACGGCGTGTTCAACGTCGTGAACGGTGACCGCGAGGCGGTCGATGCGCTGCTCGTCGATCCGCGTGTGCAGGCGCTCAGCTTCGTTGGCTCGACGCCGGTGGCGGAATACGTCTACACCAGCGCAACGCGACACGGCAAGCGTGTGCAGGCGCTGGGTGGCGCGAAGAACCACGCCCTCGTGATGCCCGACGCCGACCTCGACAACGCCGTGAACGCGCTGATCGGCGCAGCCTACGGTTCCTGCGGCGAACGCTGCATGGCGATCTCGGTGGTGGTGGCGGTTGGCGATGCGGTGGCCGACCGGCTGGTGGTGCTGCTGGCGGAGCGGATTGCGCGGCTGAAGATCGGCCCTGGAACGCAGCCCGGCGTCGAGATGGGGCCGCTGATCACGCGGGCGCACCACGACAGGGTGTGCGCGCTGGTCGCGCAGGGCGTTGCCGAAGGTGCTGAGCTGGTCGTCGACGGGCGCGGCCTGGTCGTGCCTGGCCACGAGAACGGGTTCTTTCTCGGTGCCTGCCTGTTCGATCACGTGACGGAGGAAATGCGCGTCCATCGCGAGGAAATCTTCGGTCCGGTGCTGTGTGTGGTGCGCGTGCAGTCACCGCAAGAGGCGGTGGAACTGATCGATCGCCACGAGTTCGGCAACGGTGCCTGTATCTTCACGCGTGACGGCGAGGCGGCACGCCATTTCGCCGACAGCGTCCAGGCGGGAATGGTCGGCGTCAACGTCGCGCTGCCGGTGCCGGTCGCGATCCACAGCTTCGGAGGCTGGAAGCGCTCGCTGTTCGGCGATCTGGGTGCGTACGGGCCCGACGCCGTGCGCTTCTATACGCGTCGCAAGACGATTACCCAGCGCTGGCCGGGCGGTGGGCTGCGCGAGCATGCAAGGCTCGCGTTCCCGTCGAACGCGTGA